The following coding sequences are from one Halanaerobiales bacterium window:
- the rlmB gene encoding 23S rRNA (guanosine(2251)-2'-O)-methyltransferase RlmB, producing the protein MANVEGRNPVNELLKGNRKVKEILLQRDIRGEIINKIKEKSKKNNILIREVSKKHLDNIAESYSHQGVIAKAEEITLVSPEDIVEYAQNQNEPPFIIILDQVQDPHNFGSIIRSAHSAGAHGLIFQKRRAASITPAVLKASAGASEHLLLSQVTNINYTIEKLKELGVWITGTDLDTEKYYDDVDYKGSTAVVIGNEGSGLRRLVKDNCDFLVKIPIKGRVDSLNASVAAGVIFYEVVRQRK; encoded by the coding sequence ATGGCTAATGTCGAAGGACGAAATCCTGTAAATGAATTATTAAAAGGGAATAGAAAAGTAAAAGAAATTTTACTACAAAGAGATATTCGCGGAGAAATAATTAATAAAATAAAAGAAAAATCTAAAAAAAATAATATTTTAATTAGAGAGGTTTCAAAAAAACACTTAGATAATATTGCAGAGTCATATTCTCACCAGGGTGTTATTGCCAAGGCAGAAGAAATTACTTTGGTGAGTCCGGAAGATATAGTTGAATATGCTCAAAATCAGAATGAACCTCCCTTTATAATAATTTTAGATCAGGTCCAGGATCCACATAATTTTGGTTCTATTATTCGTTCAGCTCATTCTGCTGGAGCTCATGGTTTGATTTTTCAAAAAAGGAGAGCAGCCAGTATTACTCCAGCTGTTTTAAAGGCTTCAGCTGGTGCCAGTGAGCATTTATTATTATCACAGGTTACAAATATTAATTATACTATTGAAAAATTAAAAGAGCTAGGTGTTTGGATTACTGGAACAGATTTAGATACAGAAAAATATTATGATGATGTAGATTATAAGGGTTCTACTGCTGTAGTTATTGGGAATGAAGGCAGTGGTCTTAGAAGATTGGTAAAAGATAATTGTGATTTTTTAGTTAAAATCCCTATTAAAGGTAGAGTGGATTCTTTAAATGCTTCTGTAGCAGCAGGAGTTATATTTTATGAAGTTGTCCGCCAGCGAAAATAG